The Lycium ferocissimum isolate CSIRO_LF1 chromosome 1, AGI_CSIRO_Lferr_CH_V1, whole genome shotgun sequence genome includes a region encoding these proteins:
- the LOC132056865 gene encoding uncharacterized protein LOC132056865 has product MGKPKKESADRNEELHAAARCGDLTAVQTLCSTNPLAVNSRDKHSRTPLHLAAWSGHAQIVEYLCKNKADVGAAAMDDMGAIHFAAQKGHLEVVRLLVSSGVSVKSCNRKGMTALHYAAQGSYLELIKYLLKKGANVNTKNKAGKTSIDLASNEEVCSILRQPETASSKATVNHGENKIEPEPKIESSDGKGAAAEEGEIEAEKDDSLKRKGDEDETSEKSKETKKAKVALNHLLASDDNQEDEENL; this is encoded by the exons atggGGAAGCCAAAGAAAGAATCAGCAGATAGAAACGAGGAACTACATGCGGCGGCTCGATGTGGGGACCTAACTGCAGTTCAAACGCTCTGTAGCACTAATCCTTTAGCTGTCAACTCTAGAGATAAACACTCTCGTACTCC GCTCCATCTAGCAGCATGGTCTGGGCATGCCCAAATAGTGGAATATCTCTGCAAAAACAAAGCTGATGTGGGTGCTGCGGCTATGGACGACATGGGTGCTATTCACTTTGCTGCTCAAAAAGGTCATTTGGAAGTTGTTAGACTTCTGGTTAGTTCTGGAGTGTCCGTTAAATCATGCAATCGCAAGGGTATGACTGCCCTTCATTATGCTGCCCAAGGGTCCTACCTGGAACTCATCAAATATTTGTTGAAAAAAGGCGCAAACGTTAACACTAAGAACAAGGCAGGGAAAACCTCCATTGATCTCGCGAGCAATGAAGAAGTCTGCTCCATTTTACGTCAACCTGAAACTGCATCGTCCAAAGCAACTGTAAATCATGGAGAAAACAAGATTGAACCCGAACCAAAGATAGAGAGCTCTGATGGCAAAGGTGCTGCAGCTGAGGAAGGGGAAATTGAGGCTGAGAAAGATGATTCGCTCAAGAGAAAGGGCGATGAAGACGAAACCAGCGAGAAGTCAAAGGAAACAAAGAAGGCGAAAGTTGCATTAAATCATCTTCTAGCCTCAGATGACAACCAGGAAGATGAAGAAAATCTTTGA